The Prunus persica cultivar Lovell chromosome G8, Prunus_persica_NCBIv2, whole genome shotgun sequence genome includes a region encoding these proteins:
- the LOC18766393 gene encoding transcriptional corepressor LEUNIG_HOMOLOG isoform X3, which translates to MAQSNWEADKMLDVYIHDYLLKRKLIASANAFMTEGKVATDPVAIDAPGGFLFEWWSVFWDIFIARTNEKHSEAAAAYIEIKAREQQQLQMQQLQLLQQRNAQLQRRDPNHPALGGSINAINSEGVMGQPSASVLAMKMYEERMKHPHSMDSETSPTLIDANRMALLKSAANPQGQLVQSNSGNMPAALQQIQGRTPLTTDIKSEVNLGATQKSLPMDPSSIYGQAILQSKSGLGGAGLSQGITGLPLKGWPLTGIDQLRQNLGVQVQKPNLHTQNQFLLASQQQQILAQAQAQSNLGNSTNYGDMDPRRFLPRGSLNAKDGQATRNDGSICSPVLSSSPKIKMAQMQHSSSQQHEQLQQQQLQQNNRKRKQHSSSGLANSTGTGNTVGPSPSSPASTHTPGDGINTASSLQHVNSIPKSLMMYGPEGTGGLPSSSNLLDDIERFGDVGSLEDNVESFLSHDGENMRDLYGTLKQSPAGHHKECSKGFTFGEVGCIRTRNSKVTCCHFSSDGKLLASAGHDKKVTLWNMDTLQTESTPEEHKLVITDVRFRPNSSQLATASVDKSVRLWDAANPNYCLQAYTGHNSPIMSLDFHPKKTDLFCFCDHDNEIRYWNINPFSCTHNSKGGTAQVRFQPRTGQLLAAASDKMVSIFDVETDRQTHSLQGHSEMVNYICWDANGDYLASVSQNLVKIWSLASSECIQELGSDGNQFHSCVFHPSYLTLLAIGGISSLELWNMTENKRMTISAHENIISALAQSPDTGMVASASYDSSVKLWK; encoded by the exons ATGGCACAGAGCAATTGGGAAGCTGATAAGAT GCTTGATGTTTATATTCATGATTATctgttgaaaagaaaattgattgCTTCCGCAAACGCATTTATGACTGAAGGGAAGGTTGCTACAGATCCAGTAG CAATTGATGCACCAGGAGGATTCCTGTTTGAATGGTGGTCTGTTTTCTGGGACATATTCATTGCAAGGACAAATGAGAAGCATTCAGAGGCTGCTGCTGCTTACATTGAG ATTAAGGCAAGGGAGCAACAACAGCTACAGATGCAGCAGCTGCAGCTATTGCAGCAGCGCAATGCTCAGTTACAGCGTAGGGATCCTAATCATCCTGCTCTGGGTGGTTCTATAAATGCTATAAACTCTGAGGGAGTAATGGGGCAACCCTCAGCCAGTGTGCTAGCCATGAAAATGTATGAAGAGCGTATGAAGCACCCTCACTCGATGGATTCGGAGACATCCCCTACGCTTATTGATGCCAATAGAATGGCCCTACTCAAATCAGCTGCAAATCCACAAGG CCAGTTGGTACAAAGCAATTCTGGGAACATGCCAGCTGCTTTGCAGCAAATCCAGGGTCGAACTCCTTTAACCACT GACATCAAAAGCGAAGTTAACTTGGGTGCAACTCAGAAAAGTTTGCCTATGGATCCTTCATCAATTTATGGACAAGCAATTTTACAGTCGAAATCTGGCTTGGGTGGTGCAG GACTGAGTCAAGGTATTACGGGTCTTCCTTTGAAGGGTTGGCCTCTAACT GGAATTGACCAATTACGACAAAACTTGGGTGTACAAGTACAGAAGCCAAATCTTCATACCCAAAATCAGTTCCTTTTGGCATCTCAACAACAGCAAATCTTGGCACAGGCTCAGGCACAAAGTAACCTTGGAAATTCAACGAACTACGGAGATATGGATCCTCGTAGATTTTTGCCCAGGGGTAGTTTGAATGCAAAAGATGGTCAAGCTACTAGGAATGATGGATCTATCTGCTCTCCAGTGCTATCAAGTTCACCAAAG ATAAAAATGGCCCAGATGCAACACTCTTCCTCCCAACAGCATGAACAATTGCAACAGCAGCAACTGCAACAG AAtaacagaaaaaggaaacaacaCTCTTCTTCTGGACTTGCCAACAGCACCGGCACAGGAAACACTGTTGGCCCTTCACCTAGTTCTCCCGCATCAACTCACACACCTGGTGATGGAATTAACACAGCCAGTAGTCTGCAGCATGTTAACAGCATACCAAAAAGCTTGATGATGTATGGTCCAGAAGGAACAGGAGGCCTTCCTTCGTCTTCCAATTTACTG GATGACATAGAACGATTTGGAGATGTTGGTTCTTTAGAAGATAATGTGGAATCATTTTTGTCACATGATGGGGAAAACATGAGGGATCTATATGGAACACTAAAGCAGAGTCCTGCAGGGCACCATAAAGAGTGTTCTAAAG GTTTTACATTTGGTGAAGTTGGTTGCATACGGACCAGAAACAGCAAAGTTACTTGCTGTCACTTTTCTTCAGACGGGAAGCTGCTGGCTAGCGCTGGACATGACAAAAAG GTGACACTCTGGAACATGGATACCCTGCAGACAGAGAGTACTCCCGAAGAGCACAAGTTAGTCATAACAGATGTTCGTTTTAGACCAAATTCATCCCAGCTGGCAACAGCTTCAGTTGACAAATCTGTGCGATTATGGGATGCAGCCAAT CCAAACTATTGTTTACAAGCATATACAGGGCACAACTCACCTATCATGTCCCTTGACTTCCACCCTAAGAAGACGGacttattttgtttctgtgATCATGACAATGAAATTCGCTACTGGAATATCAACCCATTCTCCTGTACTCATAATTCCAAG GGAGGTACTGCACAAGTGAGATTTCAACCAAGAACTGGACAACTGCTGGCAGCAGCATCAGATAAAATGGTTTCCATCTTTGATGTCGAAACTGACAGGCAAACACACTCATTACAG GGACACTCTGAAATGGTAAACTACATTTGTTGGGATGCAAATGGAGACTATCTGGCATCTGTCAGTCAGAACTTGGTGAAGATTTGGTCGTTAGCTTCAAGTGAGTGTATTCAGGAGCTTGGCTCTGACGGCAACCAGTTTCATTCTTGTGTTTTTCACCCAAGTTATTTAACTCTCTTGGCCATTGGAGGAATCTCG TCTTTGGAGCTGTGGAACATGACTGAGAACAAGAGAATGACAATTTCGGCACACGAGAATATAATCTCAGCTCTTGCGCAGTCACCCGACACTGGAATGGTTGCATCTGCAAGTTACGACAGCTCCGTCAAGCTATGGAAGTAA
- the LOC18766393 gene encoding transcriptional corepressor LEUNIG_HOMOLOG isoform X2 — protein sequence MAQSNWEADKMLDVYIHDYLLKRKLIASANAFMTEGKVATDPVAIDAPGGFLFEWWSVFWDIFIARTNEKHSEAAAAYIEQIKAREQQQLQMQQLQLLQQRNAQLQRRDPNHPALGGSINAINSEGVMGQPSASVLAMKMYEERMKHPHSMDSETSPTLIDANRMALLKSAANPQGQLVQSNSGNMPAALQQIQGRTPLTTDIKSEVNLGATQKSLPMDPSSIYGQAILQSKSGLGGAGLSQGITGLPLKGWPLTGIDQLRQNLGVQVQKPNLHTQNQFLLASQQQQILAQAQAQSNLGNSTNYGDMDPRRFLPRGSLNAKDGQATRNDGSICSPVLSSSPKIKMAQMQHSSSQQHEQLQQQQLQQNNRKRKQHSSSGLANSTGTGNTVGPSPSSPASTHTPGDGINTASSLQHVNSIPKSLMMYGPEGTGGLPSSSNLLDDIERFGDVGSLEDNVESFLSHDGENMRDLYGTLKQSPAGHHKECSKGFTFGEVGCIRTRNSKVTCCHFSSDGKLLASAGHDKKVTLWNMDTLQTESTPEEHKLVITDVRFRPNSSQLATASVDKSVRLWDAANPNYCLQAYTGHNSPIMSLDFHPKKTDLFCFCDHDNEIRYWNINPFSCTHNSKGGTAQVRFQPRTGQLLAAASDKMVSIFDVETDRQTHSLQGHSEMVNYICWDANGDYLASVSQNLVKIWSLASSECIQELGSDGNQFHSCVFHPSYLTLLAIGGISSLELWNMTENKRMTISAHENIISALAQSPDTGMVASASYDSSVKLWK from the exons ATGGCACAGAGCAATTGGGAAGCTGATAAGAT GCTTGATGTTTATATTCATGATTATctgttgaaaagaaaattgattgCTTCCGCAAACGCATTTATGACTGAAGGGAAGGTTGCTACAGATCCAGTAG CAATTGATGCACCAGGAGGATTCCTGTTTGAATGGTGGTCTGTTTTCTGGGACATATTCATTGCAAGGACAAATGAGAAGCATTCAGAGGCTGCTGCTGCTTACATTGAG CAGATTAAGGCAAGGGAGCAACAACAGCTACAGATGCAGCAGCTGCAGCTATTGCAGCAGCGCAATGCTCAGTTACAGCGTAGGGATCCTAATCATCCTGCTCTGGGTGGTTCTATAAATGCTATAAACTCTGAGGGAGTAATGGGGCAACCCTCAGCCAGTGTGCTAGCCATGAAAATGTATGAAGAGCGTATGAAGCACCCTCACTCGATGGATTCGGAGACATCCCCTACGCTTATTGATGCCAATAGAATGGCCCTACTCAAATCAGCTGCAAATCCACAAGG CCAGTTGGTACAAAGCAATTCTGGGAACATGCCAGCTGCTTTGCAGCAAATCCAGGGTCGAACTCCTTTAACCACT GACATCAAAAGCGAAGTTAACTTGGGTGCAACTCAGAAAAGTTTGCCTATGGATCCTTCATCAATTTATGGACAAGCAATTTTACAGTCGAAATCTGGCTTGGGTGGTGCAG GACTGAGTCAAGGTATTACGGGTCTTCCTTTGAAGGGTTGGCCTCTAACT GGAATTGACCAATTACGACAAAACTTGGGTGTACAAGTACAGAAGCCAAATCTTCATACCCAAAATCAGTTCCTTTTGGCATCTCAACAACAGCAAATCTTGGCACAGGCTCAGGCACAAAGTAACCTTGGAAATTCAACGAACTACGGAGATATGGATCCTCGTAGATTTTTGCCCAGGGGTAGTTTGAATGCAAAAGATGGTCAAGCTACTAGGAATGATGGATCTATCTGCTCTCCAGTGCTATCAAGTTCACCAAAG ATAAAAATGGCCCAGATGCAACACTCTTCCTCCCAACAGCATGAACAATTGCAACAGCAGCAACTGCAACAG AAtaacagaaaaaggaaacaacaCTCTTCTTCTGGACTTGCCAACAGCACCGGCACAGGAAACACTGTTGGCCCTTCACCTAGTTCTCCCGCATCAACTCACACACCTGGTGATGGAATTAACACAGCCAGTAGTCTGCAGCATGTTAACAGCATACCAAAAAGCTTGATGATGTATGGTCCAGAAGGAACAGGAGGCCTTCCTTCGTCTTCCAATTTACTG GATGACATAGAACGATTTGGAGATGTTGGTTCTTTAGAAGATAATGTGGAATCATTTTTGTCACATGATGGGGAAAACATGAGGGATCTATATGGAACACTAAAGCAGAGTCCTGCAGGGCACCATAAAGAGTGTTCTAAAG GTTTTACATTTGGTGAAGTTGGTTGCATACGGACCAGAAACAGCAAAGTTACTTGCTGTCACTTTTCTTCAGACGGGAAGCTGCTGGCTAGCGCTGGACATGACAAAAAG GTGACACTCTGGAACATGGATACCCTGCAGACAGAGAGTACTCCCGAAGAGCACAAGTTAGTCATAACAGATGTTCGTTTTAGACCAAATTCATCCCAGCTGGCAACAGCTTCAGTTGACAAATCTGTGCGATTATGGGATGCAGCCAAT CCAAACTATTGTTTACAAGCATATACAGGGCACAACTCACCTATCATGTCCCTTGACTTCCACCCTAAGAAGACGGacttattttgtttctgtgATCATGACAATGAAATTCGCTACTGGAATATCAACCCATTCTCCTGTACTCATAATTCCAAG GGAGGTACTGCACAAGTGAGATTTCAACCAAGAACTGGACAACTGCTGGCAGCAGCATCAGATAAAATGGTTTCCATCTTTGATGTCGAAACTGACAGGCAAACACACTCATTACAG GGACACTCTGAAATGGTAAACTACATTTGTTGGGATGCAAATGGAGACTATCTGGCATCTGTCAGTCAGAACTTGGTGAAGATTTGGTCGTTAGCTTCAAGTGAGTGTATTCAGGAGCTTGGCTCTGACGGCAACCAGTTTCATTCTTGTGTTTTTCACCCAAGTTATTTAACTCTCTTGGCCATTGGAGGAATCTCG TCTTTGGAGCTGTGGAACATGACTGAGAACAAGAGAATGACAATTTCGGCACACGAGAATATAATCTCAGCTCTTGCGCAGTCACCCGACACTGGAATGGTTGCATCTGCAAGTTACGACAGCTCCGTCAAGCTATGGAAGTAA
- the LOC18766393 gene encoding transcriptional corepressor LEUNIG_HOMOLOG isoform X1, whose protein sequence is MAQSNWEADKMLDVYIHDYLLKRKLIASANAFMTEGKVATDPVAIDAPGGFLFEWWSVFWDIFIARTNEKHSEAAAAYIEVQQIKAREQQQLQMQQLQLLQQRNAQLQRRDPNHPALGGSINAINSEGVMGQPSASVLAMKMYEERMKHPHSMDSETSPTLIDANRMALLKSAANPQGQLVQSNSGNMPAALQQIQGRTPLTTDIKSEVNLGATQKSLPMDPSSIYGQAILQSKSGLGGAGLSQGITGLPLKGWPLTGIDQLRQNLGVQVQKPNLHTQNQFLLASQQQQILAQAQAQSNLGNSTNYGDMDPRRFLPRGSLNAKDGQATRNDGSICSPVLSSSPKIKMAQMQHSSSQQHEQLQQQQLQQNNRKRKQHSSSGLANSTGTGNTVGPSPSSPASTHTPGDGINTASSLQHVNSIPKSLMMYGPEGTGGLPSSSNLLDDIERFGDVGSLEDNVESFLSHDGENMRDLYGTLKQSPAGHHKECSKGFTFGEVGCIRTRNSKVTCCHFSSDGKLLASAGHDKKVTLWNMDTLQTESTPEEHKLVITDVRFRPNSSQLATASVDKSVRLWDAANPNYCLQAYTGHNSPIMSLDFHPKKTDLFCFCDHDNEIRYWNINPFSCTHNSKGGTAQVRFQPRTGQLLAAASDKMVSIFDVETDRQTHSLQGHSEMVNYICWDANGDYLASVSQNLVKIWSLASSECIQELGSDGNQFHSCVFHPSYLTLLAIGGISSLELWNMTENKRMTISAHENIISALAQSPDTGMVASASYDSSVKLWK, encoded by the exons ATGGCACAGAGCAATTGGGAAGCTGATAAGAT GCTTGATGTTTATATTCATGATTATctgttgaaaagaaaattgattgCTTCCGCAAACGCATTTATGACTGAAGGGAAGGTTGCTACAGATCCAGTAG CAATTGATGCACCAGGAGGATTCCTGTTTGAATGGTGGTCTGTTTTCTGGGACATATTCATTGCAAGGACAAATGAGAAGCATTCAGAGGCTGCTGCTGCTTACATTGAG GTACAGCAGATTAAGGCAAGGGAGCAACAACAGCTACAGATGCAGCAGCTGCAGCTATTGCAGCAGCGCAATGCTCAGTTACAGCGTAGGGATCCTAATCATCCTGCTCTGGGTGGTTCTATAAATGCTATAAACTCTGAGGGAGTAATGGGGCAACCCTCAGCCAGTGTGCTAGCCATGAAAATGTATGAAGAGCGTATGAAGCACCCTCACTCGATGGATTCGGAGACATCCCCTACGCTTATTGATGCCAATAGAATGGCCCTACTCAAATCAGCTGCAAATCCACAAGG CCAGTTGGTACAAAGCAATTCTGGGAACATGCCAGCTGCTTTGCAGCAAATCCAGGGTCGAACTCCTTTAACCACT GACATCAAAAGCGAAGTTAACTTGGGTGCAACTCAGAAAAGTTTGCCTATGGATCCTTCATCAATTTATGGACAAGCAATTTTACAGTCGAAATCTGGCTTGGGTGGTGCAG GACTGAGTCAAGGTATTACGGGTCTTCCTTTGAAGGGTTGGCCTCTAACT GGAATTGACCAATTACGACAAAACTTGGGTGTACAAGTACAGAAGCCAAATCTTCATACCCAAAATCAGTTCCTTTTGGCATCTCAACAACAGCAAATCTTGGCACAGGCTCAGGCACAAAGTAACCTTGGAAATTCAACGAACTACGGAGATATGGATCCTCGTAGATTTTTGCCCAGGGGTAGTTTGAATGCAAAAGATGGTCAAGCTACTAGGAATGATGGATCTATCTGCTCTCCAGTGCTATCAAGTTCACCAAAG ATAAAAATGGCCCAGATGCAACACTCTTCCTCCCAACAGCATGAACAATTGCAACAGCAGCAACTGCAACAG AAtaacagaaaaaggaaacaacaCTCTTCTTCTGGACTTGCCAACAGCACCGGCACAGGAAACACTGTTGGCCCTTCACCTAGTTCTCCCGCATCAACTCACACACCTGGTGATGGAATTAACACAGCCAGTAGTCTGCAGCATGTTAACAGCATACCAAAAAGCTTGATGATGTATGGTCCAGAAGGAACAGGAGGCCTTCCTTCGTCTTCCAATTTACTG GATGACATAGAACGATTTGGAGATGTTGGTTCTTTAGAAGATAATGTGGAATCATTTTTGTCACATGATGGGGAAAACATGAGGGATCTATATGGAACACTAAAGCAGAGTCCTGCAGGGCACCATAAAGAGTGTTCTAAAG GTTTTACATTTGGTGAAGTTGGTTGCATACGGACCAGAAACAGCAAAGTTACTTGCTGTCACTTTTCTTCAGACGGGAAGCTGCTGGCTAGCGCTGGACATGACAAAAAG GTGACACTCTGGAACATGGATACCCTGCAGACAGAGAGTACTCCCGAAGAGCACAAGTTAGTCATAACAGATGTTCGTTTTAGACCAAATTCATCCCAGCTGGCAACAGCTTCAGTTGACAAATCTGTGCGATTATGGGATGCAGCCAAT CCAAACTATTGTTTACAAGCATATACAGGGCACAACTCACCTATCATGTCCCTTGACTTCCACCCTAAGAAGACGGacttattttgtttctgtgATCATGACAATGAAATTCGCTACTGGAATATCAACCCATTCTCCTGTACTCATAATTCCAAG GGAGGTACTGCACAAGTGAGATTTCAACCAAGAACTGGACAACTGCTGGCAGCAGCATCAGATAAAATGGTTTCCATCTTTGATGTCGAAACTGACAGGCAAACACACTCATTACAG GGACACTCTGAAATGGTAAACTACATTTGTTGGGATGCAAATGGAGACTATCTGGCATCTGTCAGTCAGAACTTGGTGAAGATTTGGTCGTTAGCTTCAAGTGAGTGTATTCAGGAGCTTGGCTCTGACGGCAACCAGTTTCATTCTTGTGTTTTTCACCCAAGTTATTTAACTCTCTTGGCCATTGGAGGAATCTCG TCTTTGGAGCTGTGGAACATGACTGAGAACAAGAGAATGACAATTTCGGCACACGAGAATATAATCTCAGCTCTTGCGCAGTCACCCGACACTGGAATGGTTGCATCTGCAAGTTACGACAGCTCCGTCAAGCTATGGAAGTAA
- the LOC18767721 gene encoding desumoylating isopeptidase 1 gives MAEEGHKVTLNVYDLSQGLARQMSMAFLGKAIEGIWHTGVVVYGNEYYFGGGIQHASAGSTPYGTPIRVVELGVTHVPKDVFEMYLQEISPRYTAETYSLLNHNCNNFSNEVAQFLVGATVPDYILELPNEVMGSPMGALILPMIQNLEATLKSGAAPQAPQFRPPVVQPTTNVMKPLSSSSNTEVGAKSKSGGQQLTKSEERGTSQSAVKPANGVVDPLGDARSKVQEEISAEFAAIMASGTLRASEAAALATRRVMQRYGHESSTVSQS, from the exons ATGGCCGAG GAGGGTCACAAGGTCACTTTGAATGTATATGATCTAAGCCAAGGACTAGCTAGGCAGATGTCCATGGCTTTCTTGGGGAAAGCCATCGAGGGCATATg GCACACAGGAGTTGTGGTTTATGGTAATGAGTACTATTTTGGGGGAGGAATCCAGCATGCTTCTGCTGGATCGACACCATATGGGACACCAATACGTGTGGTAGAATTGGGTGTCACACATGTGCCCAAGGATGTATTTGAGATGTATTTGCAGGAAATCAGTCCCCGGTATACTGCTGAAACCTATAGTTTACTTAATCACAATTGCAACAACTTTAGCAATGAGGTTGCTCAGTTTTTGGTGGGTGCAACCGTTCCAGACTATATTCTGGAGCTCCCTAATGAAGTTATGGGCAGTCCAATGGGTGCTCTTATTT TGCCCATGATACAGAATTTGGAAGCAACACTGAAAAGTGGTGCTGCTCCTCAAGCTCCACAATTCAGGCCCCCTGTGGTTCAACCAACAACGAATGTCATGAAACCCTTGAGTAGTAGTTCTAACACCGAGGTTGGTGCTAAATCGAAATCTGGAGGGCAGCAGCTCACCAAGTCGGAGGAACGGGGAACATCACAGAGTGCTGTCAAACCTGCCAATGGGGTTGTAGATCCTCTTGGGGACGCTCGAAGTAAGGTGCAAGAGGAAATCTCTGCTGAATTTGCTGCAATCATGGCAAGTGGAACACTCCGTGCAAGCGAGGCTGCAGCACTTGCAACAAGAAGAGTGATGCAGAGATATGGTCATGAAAGTTCAACGGTGTCGCAGAGTTAA
- the LOC18767308 gene encoding thiamine-repressible mitochondrial transport protein THI74: protein MKSEVWKWVLGLIYIFAVASIWIAASFVVQSVVDAGVSPFLITYMCNSLFVIYIPLVEIGRYLEDSCGGLWFWKSKKSSPLQRLGESEQTTLLEESDAIVKMDAEDGGVNFGTETEPKVVSYELVGTSTTRDNVNETADKQVDEKGRWTRTRVAKVSLLISPFWFLAQLTFNLSLKYTTVTSNTILSSASSLFTFLVSLAFLGEKFTLVKFISVLLCMGGTIIVSLGDSQTALSTIASNPLLGDILALVSAALYSVYVTLIRKKLPDEDDEKSGRASMAQFLGFLGLCNILIFLPVALILHFSKLEPFYMLTWEQVGLIVGKGLLDNVLSDYLWAKAVLLTTTTVATAGLTIQVPLAAIVDSMTGHAPHLADYLGAVAVMIGFAGINIPTDAFNKSNESMHVLEKENIGLTDEAHNSSGTPDSAAPS from the exons ATGAAAAGTGAAGTTTGGAAGTGGGTTTTAggtttgatatatatatttgctgTTGCATCTATCTGGATAGCTGCCAGTTTTGTAGTACAGTCTGTTGTAGATGCCGGTGTGTCCCCATTTCTCATCACGTACATGTGCAATTCACTGTTTGTGATCTACATTCCCTTAGTTGAGATTGGAAGGTATTTGGAGGATTCGTGTGGCGGTTTGTGGTTTTGGAAAAGTAAGAAGAGTAGCCCCTTGCAAAGATTAGGAGAGTCAGAGCAAACCACTCTTCTTGAGGAGAGTGATGCAATTGTGAAAATGGATGCGGAAGATGGAGGAGTTAATTTTGGTACAGAAACAGAACCAAAAGTTGTATCATACGAGCTTGTTGGGACTTCAACAACTCGAGACAATGTCAACGAAACTGCTGATAAGCAAGTGGATGAAAAAGGGCGATGGACGCGAACTCGAGTGGCAAAAGTTAGCCTATTGATTTCCCCATTTTGGTTTCTTGCACAGCTCACTTTCAATTTGTCATTGAAGTATACTACAGTTACA TCAAATACCATCTTAAGCAGTGCATCCAGCCTTTTCACCTTTTTGGTCTCTCTAGCATTCTTAGGTGAGAAATTTACTTTGGTGAAGTTTATTAGTGTTCTTCTTTGCATGGGAGGAACGATAATTGTCAGCCTTGGTGACTCGCAAACTGCTTTAAGTACAATTGCTTCTAACCCTCTACTCGGAGACATACTTGCTCTTGTCTCGGCAGCCTTGTATTCTGTGTATGTTACCCTAATTCGCAAGAAGTTACcggatgaagatgatgaaaaaAGTGGCCGTGCCAGTATGGCCCAGTTTCTGGGCTTTCTAGGGCTTTGCAACATTCTTATATTTCTCCCAGTTGCCCTTATACTTCATTTCTCAAAGTTGGAGCCCTTTTATATGCTAACCTGGGAGCAGGTTGGTCTCATTGTTGGCAAAG GTTTGTTGGATAATGTTCTGAGTGATTATCTATGGGCCAAAGCTGTTCTTCTAACAACGACCACAGTAGCAACAGCCGGTCTAACAATACAGGTTCCGTTGGCGGCAATTGTGGACTCAATGACTGGCCATGCTCCTCATCTTGCTGATTACCTTGGTGCTGTGGCTGTCATGATTGGATTCGCGGGCATAAACATTCCCACTGATGCTTTTAACAAATCAAATGAATCTATGCATGTACTAGAGAAGGAAAATATTGGTCTGACCGATGAAGCTCACAATTCATCAGGCACGCCAGATTCAGCTGCCCCCTCATAG
- the LOC18768164 gene encoding probable serine/threonine-protein kinase PBL26: MSCFSCFSSHEKKGYKRSDSGSAGQLPTTLSQREHNVAAQPRPPAAEVPKPRPTPPAENQTSQTGQTAQTAQTANTKNANKEAVNNNNNNNNNNIAAQTFTFRELATATKNFRQECLIGEGGFGRVYKGKLEKTGQVVAVKQLDRNGLQGNREFLVEVLMLSLLHHENLVNLIGYCADGDQRLLVYEYMSLGSLEDHLLDIPSHQKPLDWFKRMRIALGAAKGLEYLHDKANPPVIYRDLKSSNILLDADFNAKLSDFGLAKLGPVGDKTHVSSRVMGTYGYCAPEYQRTGQLTVKSDVYSFGVVLLELITGRRVIDTTRTTREQNLVSWAEPVFKDPNGYPELADPLLRGDFPIRALNQAVAVAAMCLHEEASVRPLMSDVVSALSFLGTGPETATSPISMPSPSPDQAMSSITEEPQEEESVIERQRAVAEAMEWGSSSRHNGASRCASTSSF, translated from the exons ATGAGTTGCTTTTCTTGCTTTTCATCCCATGAAAAGAAAGGATATAAAAGATCGGATAGCGGGAGTGCAGGACAATTGCCTACCACTCTTTCTCAAAGGGAACACAATGTTGCAGCACAGCCTCGGCCTCCGGCTG CAGAAGTTCCTAAACCAAGGCCTACACCACCAGCTGAGAACCAAACGTCACAAACAGGACAAACAGCACAAACAGCTCAAACAGCAAACACTAAGAACGCCAATAAAGAAGCtgtaaacaataataataataataataataataatattgctGCACAAACTTTCACCTTCCGCGAATTGGCGACAGCAACAAAGAACTTCAGGCAAGAATGTCTGATAGGAGAGGGTGGATTTGGAAGAGTTTATAAGGGCAAACTTGAAAAAACAGGACAG GTTGTAGCTGTGAAGCAACTTGACAGGAATGGCTTGCAAGGAAACAGAGAGTTCCTTGTCGAGGTGTTGATGTTGAGCCTCTTACACCATGAAAATTTAGTCAATCTTATCGGATATTGCGCTGATGGCGATCAGAGACTTCTGGTGTATGAGTACATGTCTTTGGGATCTCTGGAAGACCATTTATTAG aTATTCCATCACACCAGAAGCCATTAGATTGGTTCAAAAGAATGAGAATAGCTCTAGGAGCAGCCAAGGGACTAGAATATTTGCATGACAAGGCCAACCCTCCCGTTATCTACCGCGATTTAAAATCTTCAAACATCTTACTAGACGCCGATTTCAATGCAAAACTGTCCGATTTTGGGCTAGCTAAGCTTGGACCTGTTGGAGACAAGACACATGTATCTTCAAGAGTAATGGGTACATATGGTTATTGTGCACCAGAGTACCAAAGAACAGGCCAACTCACTGTCAAGTCAGATGTGTACAGTTTTGGAGTTGTTTTATTAGAGCTGATCACTGGAAGGAGAGTCATTGACACCACAAGAACAACCAGGGAGCAAAATCTAGTTTCTTGG GCAGAACCAGTATTTAAGGATCCAAACGGGTACCCGGAACTAGCTGATCCACTTCTCAGAGGAGACTTTCCAATAAGAGCATTGAATCAAGCAGTGGCAGTTGCAGCAATGTGCCTCCATGAAGAAGCATCCGTTCGTCCCTTGATGAGTGATGTGGTGAGTGCTCTTAGTTTCCTTGGGACAGGTCCAGAAACTGCTACCTCACCTATAAGCATGCCCTCTCCATCACCTGATCAAGCCATGTCTAGCATCACCGAGGAGCCTCAGGAGGAAGAAAGCGTGATCGAACGCCAACGCGCCGTGGCAGAAGCCATGGAATGGGGCTCAAGCTCCAGGCACAATGGAGCATCACGATGTGCCAGTACTTCTTCATTTTGA